CTCTGCTAACCTTCATTGTTGATTTATTCACTTGTACGCCCACAAATTTTCCAAAAATAGCAGCAGGTACTTTTCATTCACAACTCATTCAAACCCCGATGTGATAACAGGACCCAGTTTTAACTCTGCTGGTGTTCACACAGAGGAATAAATCAGGCCGGTGCATATTTTATATCCACCAGAATCCCGAGatggacagcagcagctttctgATCAATAAAACAGCCTGATTAGATTTCCAACACGGCCACCGTCCTCCTGCTAATGTCACAGAGCCAGCTGTCATTAAACATCAAGTTTCAGGAAATTGGATTATAGTTaaaatggattttttaaatGAGCGAACACAGAGTGGAGAGCAAAGTGAAACGCAAACTACACATGACAtcatgcagcagaaacagagagaagggcATTCGTCTGCTTTACTTGGTCATTTTGAGGAAATTGATTTCCTCGATTTTTCAACAAATTTCATGCAAATCATTCCAAAGGTGCCAGAAAATTCATctctttcataaaaaaaaaaaacatttgtaaactGATCACCTCAAACTAAGTAAAGTAGAGAAGAAATTACATAGAATTAGATTAAAAGCCTTAAATCTTATGGCTTATTTCACTACGTAATTCTAAAGTAATCGGtttaaaagtaaagtcaacttttaatATGTAGACGACCATTCAGTTGTAAAAAGGACCCAAAATAAATACTTCAGCAAAAGTTAGGACAACGAGAtgcaaaatattactttggttaAGTGAAAGTTACCTGaacaaatgttctttttaagaaaataaatgttggtatGAAGACTGCAAGTaaagtaaattacacatataAACTGTATACTATGATTCGACTGATTATCTGGTTTGATATTCAgaatttttctgattaaaagtgcaatatttacCTAAAAAATGTGGCGAGATGGAAGAAACTACAGCACAGTACTGAGTCACATTTCATCACTGCTAACATTCATATGACAACGAAACACTACGAGTAGTTAACAAACTGTCATTTCCTCATTCGGtaatttaaaatattgtttgaaAGTTATTTCAGAATAAAGCAGAACAGCAACATGAAGTGTTTAATCACTGAGCGgcagtttcacacagtttgCCCAGCTGATAATAGTTCTACATACTGGTCGGGAGCGCTGCCCTGTTTTTTCACCCCAACATATACATTTACCATAAAGGCATAGGTGATGCAGTATAGTTGTGTGCCcctttttgtgtttgcatgaatcactgtgtgtctgtgtgttaaccCCTCTGTGGCTCACACAACTAAACAATGGAGTCCAAAGCAAAGTGCTGACACGGGTCCAGCCGAGCCTGCCCCCCGGCCCCCGACACCCGCGGGTGTATATATACCCCCACACACACCGTCTCTGCAGACCGTTCAGTGGAACACTGCGACACACAGCTCACCAGTTTGGGTAGGTCAAACCAGTTCAAAGTACAGAACAGTTTCCCAACTATGGACATGATGTAGTGATGTATTCTGGTCCAGTATATCAACTAACAACAGGGAGTCTAATCTGAGTCGCTTTACTGCAAATAAGGTCATTTAAAGTCAGGCGGTTATAACAAATCAAGAGGAGGACACTGTTGTCTTGACGTTATGGGCTGATAGTGGAGTTTCCTGTGAGACACAAGAAAAAGTTGAAGTGCCACCCAGAGTAGCAGACTGGATGAAGATTAGCTGAAAACTAAtatacagatttgtttttttagtattttctcCCTGACTGTCTGTGTATTTTCTCTTGCAGGtactactgaaaaaaaaaaaccacaataaTGGCTCAGACTAACGTTATGCCAATGGGCCCTTGGAAGGTAAGCTTATGTAACATATGCTGAGCACTACATTACCCATCAGCACAGGGGGCAGCAGGAGGTTGAGATGCATGATCAGGTGCAGTGCTGTTTCAAATTTCTGCGTACGTTTATGGCGTCACCTTTGTGCTGTGCAGATCACCGTGTACGACCAGGAGTACTTCCAGGGCAGACGCATGGAGTTCACCGCCTGCTGCCAGAACATCATGGAGTGTGGCATGGAGAACATCCGTTCCCTGAAGGTCGAGTGTGGCGCGTACGTATCCAGAGATTGAGATTCTGAGGGCCTTGGGTTTTGTATCTCCTCGGTTTCTGACTTCATGATTTTCACTTTCTGCTTGCAGCTGGGTGGGATACGAGCACTCCAGCTTCTGcggacagcagtttgtcctgGAGAAGGGAGACTACCCTCGCTTTGAGGCCTACAGCGGCAGCAACTCCTACCGCATCGAGAGGATGATCTCCTTCAGGCCCATCTGCTGCGCTGTAGGTTTAACATACAACACAGGAACAGCGAGGGCTTGGAAATATGTATATCATTATCGTGATATGAAAGTATTTAtggtcttagattttggatccTGTcattgtgatgtgatgatgtcttttcctggttttaaaggctggaTTACAGGAAGTGATGTGATCTTTACACACTTTCATCATTATATCCACTTCACtgatgatttatcaaaaatctcattgtgttgatattttgttaaAGTCCAAATAGTTCCTACAATGGAAACATGTTATGATAATTACTTCCCTGACAAGATTTCATTTGCAGATACAGCCTAAAAATATCGCAATATTATTTTTAGGACATATCTCCCCCCACCACGAGCAACAGATGTGCTTAaaccttcttcctcctcctttgcACAGAGCCACAAGGAGTCCCGCATGACCATCTACGAGATGGAGAACATGATGGGTCGCCAGTTCGAGATGTGCGATGACTACCCCTCTCTGCAGGCCATGGGCTGGTTCAACAACGAGGTTGGATCCATGCACGTTCAGAGCGGAGCGTAAGTCCATCGCCATCGTGCTTGAAGCTTTACACACCTTCAGCTACTTGACACTatcttaagttttttttaacatgttctTGTGTTTCCCTGCAGCTTTGTGTGCTACCAGTACCCTGGATACCGCGGACACCAGTACATCATGGAGTGCGACTGTCGCGGAGGAGAGTACAAGTGTTACCGTGAGTTTGGCTCCCACTCCCAGACTCCCCAGATTCAGTCCATCAGGAGGATCCAGCACTAAGAGGGGAGCATTTCCTTCACATTTCcaaatctcctcctcctcctcctccttcctctcctcctctccctcctctggcaCTTCCATCCcaccttctcttcctcctctcccccaaAACCTCCGGCTCCGTCGGTCCAGCTAGTCTCGGCGGGATCCTGAGCTGGAGTTCAGGTGCTTACTGGTGTCAATTGTtcacagcacttttttttttaaagaaacatcacaaaagaaaggaaagatgtaagaaagacagaaaataggaATGACAGAATTGAGAGAAAAAGCTGAATCAGTGTGAAAGAAAGGCCTCTGCCGGGGCGACTGCAGAACTGTGAGAACACCTCAaagtttttgctcttttttttcacctccaccattgatgacatcatcatcatcatgatcgTCCTCATTGTCTTCTACATCAATACAACCACCAGTCTTGCTGTTACTGTGATTTCCATGACTGCATATGTTCAAGACGATGAATAAAGAGAATgagcaaagaaacagaaattcACAGTACGAGTGACATGTACCTCCATCACACCTGTGTCTCGCCTCTCTCCACTGACACGTTGACACCAGCGACAAACAGCTCAAACTGAGTGAGAACAAACACGTCTGAACCCCGCTGACCCGTCCAGATCCAGAGAACAGAGAACTCTCAAAATATCCTGAATTTTGGGGGGAATGTGTATAAAACGGTGCACAAAATATCAGCAATATTGAAGAAAAGGgattaaatatttcagcagaATACACATGAAACAGAGAGTTGGAATAcatcaataaacaaaacaagatgatgtaaaacaataaacaacaattaaaatctgttgagggggaaataaaactgattaaatATCGACACAAATTGCATTAGGATCAGTTTGACCAGTGTTGTTGAACTGCATGTGTACTGAAtactaaacaaaccaaaaccaccAGTTATAATTAAAACACTGtcaatgtttaaacatttaccTAAAATGAAGGAGAACATACAGTAACCAGTTAGTTCAAGTCTCTATCATTTACACTTAAACCCCTCTGATATGAGAAGCAAAGGTAACTTCTGATTCCATTaaacatttacttatttatttattttttaaattggtaCATTCATTCTCCCCTCAGGACTGATTCACTGGTTTTCCAATAAATACTTTAGATACCTGgaacccgtgtgtgtgtgttggttgttGATGTGATGAACCCCGGACCACCCCTCAGGTGTTTGACTGGCAATAGAGAAAAACTAAAGAGTAAATGTTGGAAATTATTTCTGCTGTTGATAAAAGCAAAAAGCCACAGGAGTGGTTCAAcatcttgttccagatgttgtGGCTCAGGTGGTCCAGGTGTTTGGCCTGGTCCCTCAGTGTTCCTGAGGACAGTTCTagatcctccagcagggggcgctgctggactctcttcaCTGCAGCCTTGAAGTTCTGCAGGAATGAGACTTCTTCAGCCCTCAGCTCCCCCTCTGAGGTTCTGGTCGTGTCTTTACCCAGAGCTTcagtcttcctcttcatcatccatCAGCAGAGATCCtggcctcttcttcctcttgtagAAACTGATGAAGCTCCTTAAACTGCTCCTTAATCTGACTCTCTGTGTGTCGGGCCTGGACCACATCACAGTTTCCTTTAACTTGTTCAAAGACCTTCAGACCTTTCTCCTGTAAGACCATTTTTTCTTGAATGAAGCTTTTTCTTGCATAAAGTTCAGTAAAAGTGTGCTGACATATCAGAGTCAAAGGTCTTTACAGAGGGACTCTTGAATATCTGTTTTCATCACTCtgtaaatcagaaaatacttaCTGCATACTactttttgttatgttttcaagaataaaatgtcatcatgttaATGTTAGAATGACATGAACAACCCTCTCTATAAAAACGTATATTGCCTGTGTGAGGAGCCGCCCCTGCATTTACCAGAAGTTAGGTTTTTAAGGGGAAAATCCAAGATGGatgaactaaaacaaaacaaaacaaaaaaaagaaaggattcTAAGGACATGGGAAGTCAGGAAATGTTTTCAAGTGTCAGTCTGCCAGACAGTCATGATCCAGTAAAGACCTCTGTGGATCAATGAGTAACACGCTGTTTGTAGACTGCATCAGAATTAAGTTACTATTGTGCAAAATTTGGGTTTTTATTGGACATATTATAACCGAAAAGCAAGATGTCCACATTTTGACTCACTTATACATAATTATGGGAAAATATACTGTAATTAATTGAGCTAAAAGTAAACCACCTTCAATATGAATATACCGCTCACATACTAATGCACCATATTACAGCCTCATACTAAATATCTTTATTTCATAATGTCTGTGAATGTTAATGCAGAGCTTGTAAAAGCATCATTTAGGTTCATAAGAGCAGATATTGGAGCTAAATGAGGGGGAAACACGACATGACCGTATTTCAACCActaatcaataataattatgattaaTCATCTATAAACCCTCTGTTGTCCAGTTTCAAATGGATTATCTAAGTGGTGCGCTTGCGGCCAAAAACCAGCAGAGACCGCTGTGGCTCAAACAAGAATTGCGACAGTTGGGTCTTCTTTACGGCCCGTGATGACATGgtcaacaacaaacatggcAACCAGCAGCAACTACTGGGAAGGTACATCACGTTACAGCATCCATTTTACAACAACTGTCTGCTTTTACACGTCTTATTGATCGTCATGGAGGTCAGACACATTTAATACAATCCGTGAGACGTCATGCTAAATAACTTTATGCCCGCGGGGAGGAGATACGGTTAGCATAGCTGTTTCTGCGGCTAacctgttagcttgttagccgTCGAACTTTAGAGTTAACGGCAGTTGTCAGTtgttaactgttaactgttaactgttaGCTTAAATGCTCCGTTCAACTGACCGAGTTAGCTTAAAATTGTGCCGGAGAGTGTTTAATTTAACTTGGCTGTCTGACCCGATGTTGACCACCTGTTTGCAGGAAAAAATTAAAGTTGTATTCTAGCGAAGGTCTGGCAGAGTTGACagttaaacaaatgaataatatgTTAATGTATTGTTCTGTCTTAAGTTTTTAGGCCGTtatcaattatttaaaatatcCATGTTATCACTACCAACAGCTTTAATGTTACGAGCTTTTCAGGCAGTATTCGTTCCACATGCTACTGATTGGTACTGATTATATCGACAGGGATTTGGGCAACAACAGTGTGACCCAAAAAAAGTATTATTTCAACACTAgccaatgtctttttttgtgccaTCTTAAAAACCACACTACGATTTCCTGGTATGTCCCTTGACATTTACAACTTAATGCCAACAGAGCAAACTTGAAGCCACTTCCTGGTCAGATCAGTCTGTGGGTTGTTTATttatagaaacacacacacacacacgaaagtacatttactcaaagaCTGTGATTAAGCAAAATTTGAGGATACTTGTGCTTCACTtgagcatttcattttctgctactctATACTTCCACTGCTATTTGTAAGGgtgacttttactcaagtaattcTTTCCCGCAGTCAGATCTGGGATGTCTGCTTCCATCTTGAACTGTTTGTCCTGAGAGTTTCTCTATTGCTTCACTCAGATTTGCGCAAACAGGCCCGACAGCTGGAGAATGAGCTGGACCTCAAGCTGGTCTCCTTCAGTAAGCTCTGCaccagctacagcagcagcagcaaccggGACCAGCGGACAAGAGACAGCAGGTCAGCAGCACTGTGGATGCACACTGACTTTTTCTGCTTAAACCAAACCTGCCAAATGAGCTCAGTCTGCTCCAATTAAATATACTGCGATTTTATTTGTGGTTTCAGAATATGTGAAAAATCTTAAATTTCAAAGGCAACACTTTAGGTGTTTAAGTGTAAACACACAATCAAGCAATTTGGTAACAAAGAAATTATTGATCTTAAACTTGAATTTAAATTTAAGCATTCCTTTCCCTTCATCCTTACATCAGGTCTGACTCTGTCGGCCCATCTCAAGACAATATGCTTGTGGCCATGACTactgagctggagcagctgttgGCCAATGTAAGTCAAATACCACACAGAAATGGTCGCTAAAAGATGTAATTGAGTAATTACTTAGGGTATCTCTCAATATGAACTGTTATGTAAGTGACGTGAAGTTATTTATAATCTTCAGAGTTCTTTTAACATTATCTATTTAccccaaaataaatgttt
This sequence is a window from Acanthopagrus latus isolate v.2019 chromosome 13, fAcaLat1.1, whole genome shotgun sequence. Protein-coding genes within it:
- the LOC119031307 gene encoding beta-crystallin A3-like, giving the protein MAQTNVMPMGPWKITVYDQEYFQGRRMEFTACCQNIMECGMENIRSLKVECGAWVGYEHSSFCGQQFVLEKGDYPRFEAYSGSNSYRIERMISFRPICCASHKESRMTIYEMENMMGRQFEMCDDYPSLQAMGWFNNEVGSMHVQSGAFVCYQYPGYRGHQYIMECDCRGGEYKCYREFGSHSQTPQIQSIRRIQH